One genomic region from Podarcis raffonei isolate rPodRaf1 chromosome 16, rPodRaf1.pri, whole genome shotgun sequence encodes:
- the SNRPD3 gene encoding small nuclear ribonucleoprotein Sm D3, which yields MSIGVPIKVLHEAEGHIVTCETNTGEVYRGKLIEAEDNMNCQMSNITVTYRDGRVAQLEQVYIRGSKIRFLILPDMLKNAPMLKSMKNKNQGSGAGRGKAAILKAQVAARGRGRGMGRGNIFQKRR from the exons ATGTCTATCGGAGTGCCAATTAAAGTCCTGCATGAAGCAGAGGGTCATATTGTGACCTGTGAGACGAATACAGGAGAAGTATATCGCGGAAAGCTCATTGAGGCTGAGGACAACATGAATTGTCAG ATGTCCAACATCACAGTGACCTACAGAGATGGGCGTGTGGCGCAACTAGAGCAGGTGTACATTCGGGGGAGCAAAATCAGATTCCTCATCTTGCCCGATATGCTGAAAAATGCACCAATGCTGAAAAGTATGAAGAACAAAAACCAGGGCTCTGGGGCCGGAAGGGGCAAAGCTGCTATCCTGAAAGCCCAGG TGGCCGCCAGAGGAAGAGGGCGTGGCATGGGGCGTGGCAACATTTTCCAGAAGCGGCGGTAA
- the LRRC75B gene encoding leucine-rich repeat-containing protein 75B, with protein MGSRLGRQSSLEEEAAAAEEPPRPKKKQEKQGCRGPKEPPLPRRRPGFPLASRLLSSEKLPGVLRKSSPAPPYVRRVGWIRDIQAALRQRRRDQATRALRLLRKDLGLEGTFLSEVLYKNAAFLNLVDPISHDLLMSLARDLQCPKKEYDPWKSSDRICRQLIYHLTPHSKWHRQGLPRRRSQASLKNSLQKKLSPDTMDLSGIPLSMRDIHRLAYYLQNKGQDLSTVDLSFTDLTDEMMHLLLPFLWPLPNLTHLSLNGNRLTRATVKDLTDAMKEASKFPSLAWIDLGNNVDISSMPQPLLVGLRKRLGQHTTLPTIYEVLDCEAELSSGGEASQTEEEEGATPGSKSHDFPPQSCER; from the exons ATGGGCTCGCGGCTGGGGCGGCAGAGCAGCCTGGAGGAAGAGGCGGCGGCTGCAGAGGAGCCGCCCCGGCCCAAGAAAAAGCAGGAAAAGCAGGGCTGCCGGGGCCCGAAGGAGCCCCCGCTGCCGCGGCGCCGCCCGGGCTTCCCGCTGGCCTCGCGGCTGCTGAGCTCCGAGAAGCTGCCGGGGGTGCTGCGGAAGAGCAGCCCGGCGCCCCCCTATGTTCGCCGGGTGGGCTGGATCCGCGACATCCAGGCGGCCCTCCGCCAGCGCCGCCGCGACCAGGCGACGCGCGCACTCCGCCTTCTCCGCAAG GACCTTGGTTTAGAAGGGACATTCCTCAGTGAAGTTCTCTACAAGAacgcagccttcctcaaccttgtgGATCCCATCTCCCACGATCTCCTGATGAGCCTTGCCCGAGACCTTCAGTGCCCCAAAAAG GAATACGACCCCTGGAAGTCCTCAGACCGGATCTGCCGGCAGCTGATTTACCACTTGACTCCTCATTCCAAGTGGCACCGGCAAGGCCTGCCCCGGCGGAGGTCCCAGGCCAG tctgaaaaacagtttgcaaaagaagctgagcCCGGACACGATGGATCTGTCAGGGATTCCCCTTTCCATGAGAGACATCCACCGCCTGGCTTACTACCTGCAAAACAAAGGTCAGGACTTGAGCACTGTGGACCTGAGCTTCACCGACCTGACGGACGAAATGATGCACCTCTTGTTGCCTTTCCTGTGGCCACTGCCCAATCTCACTCACCTCTCCCTCAACGGGAACCGCCTGACCCGCGCCACTGTGAAGGACCTCACCGACGCCATGAAGGAGGCGAGCAAGTTCCCTTCCTTGGCGTGGATTGACCTCGGCAACAACGTGGATATCTCGTCCATGCCCCAGCCGCTGCTCGTGGGCTTGCGGAAGCGCCTGGGCCAGCACACCACGCTGCCCACCATTTACGAGGTCCTCGACTGTGAGGCCGAACTCTCCAGCGGAGGAGAGGCCAGCCAgacggaggaagaggaaggggcgacgcctggaagcaagtcccacgaCTTCCCTCCGCAGTCCTGCGAAAGGTGA